The Listeria welshimeri serovar 6b str. SLCC5334 genome has a window encoding:
- the ilvC gene encoding ketol-acid reductoisomerase, translating into MTKVYYEDAVKNNALEGKTVAVIGYGSQGHAHSQNLRDNGNNVIIGIREGKSAESARNDGFDVYSVSEAAEKADVIMILLPDETQGETYENEIKPNLKAGNSLVFAHGFNIHFDVINPPNDVDVFLVAPKGPGHLVRRTFVEGGAVPSLFAIYQDATGNARETALSYAKGIGATRAGVIETTFKEETETDLFGEQAVLCGGATHLIQAGFETLVEAGYQPELAYFEVLHEMKLIVDLMYEGGMEKMRHSISNTAEYGDYVSGPRVVTADTKKAMKEVLTDIQNGNFAKSFIDDNKNGFKEFHRMRKEQQGHQIEKVGAELREMMPFVKPQH; encoded by the coding sequence ATGACAAAAGTTTATTATGAAGATGCAGTAAAAAATAACGCACTAGAAGGTAAAACAGTAGCAGTAATCGGGTATGGTTCGCAAGGGCATGCACATTCTCAAAATCTACGTGATAATGGTAATAATGTTATTATCGGCATCCGCGAAGGAAAATCTGCTGAATCTGCTAGAAACGATGGCTTTGATGTTTATTCTGTCAGTGAAGCCGCTGAAAAAGCAGATGTTATCATGATTCTTTTGCCAGATGAAACACAAGGTGAAACATATGAAAACGAAATCAAACCTAACTTAAAAGCTGGTAACTCCCTCGTTTTCGCTCACGGTTTTAACATTCATTTTGATGTAATTAACCCTCCAAATGATGTAGATGTTTTCCTAGTAGCTCCAAAAGGCCCTGGTCACTTAGTTCGTCGTACATTCGTCGAAGGTGGCGCGGTACCTTCCCTATTTGCTATTTACCAAGATGCAACTGGAAACGCTCGTGAAACAGCACTTTCTTATGCAAAAGGTATTGGAGCAACTCGTGCTGGCGTTATTGAAACAACTTTCAAGGAAGAAACAGAAACCGATCTATTTGGCGAACAAGCAGTTCTTTGTGGGGGTGCGACTCATCTTATCCAAGCAGGATTCGAAACACTTGTGGAAGCTGGCTATCAACCCGAACTTGCTTATTTTGAAGTACTACATGAAATGAAGCTAATTGTTGATTTGATGTATGAAGGTGGTATGGAGAAAATGCGCCACTCTATCTCAAATACAGCTGAATATGGTGATTATGTATCTGGTCCGCGTGTTGTTACAGCAGATACAAAGAAAGCAATGAAAGAAGTACTTACTGACATTCAAAATGGTAACTTTGCCAAGTCTTTCATCGATGATAACAAAAATGGCTTTAAAGAATTCCATAGAATGCGCAAAGAACAACAAGGCCATCAAATTGAAAAAGTCGGTGCAGAACTTCGAGAAATGATGCCATTTGTCAAACCACAACATTAA
- the ilvN gene encoding acetolactate synthase small subunit, producing MRRIITATVNNSSGVLNRITGVISRRQYNIDSISVGWTEIPNVSRITIVVHVDSLYEIEQVTKQLNKQIDVLKVSDITDDAHIERELALLKINSPAALRSELNAVIEPFRATVIDVGTKNVVIQVTGTSEKIDAFVDTVRPYGIKQMARTGVTGFTRSSKKMG from the coding sequence ATGCGCCGAATCATTACTGCTACTGTGAACAACTCTTCTGGCGTACTTAATCGTATTACTGGGGTTATCTCTAGACGCCAATACAATATTGATAGTATCTCAGTTGGCTGGACTGAAATCCCAAATGTTTCCCGAATTACTATCGTCGTCCATGTTGATTCACTTTACGAAATCGAACAAGTAACAAAACAGCTTAACAAACAAATCGATGTGCTAAAAGTGAGTGATATTACAGATGACGCGCATATTGAACGTGAACTTGCTTTACTCAAAATCAACTCCCCTGCTGCCTTACGTTCTGAGCTAAATGCAGTAATTGAACCATTTCGTGCGACTGTTATTGATGTTGGCACTAAAAATGTCGTCATCCAAGTAACTGGTACAAGCGAAAAAATTGATGCTTTTGTTGACACAGTTCGCCCATACGGTATTAAGCAAATGGCTAGAACAGGCGTAACAGGTTTCACAAGAAGTTCTAAAAAAATGGGTTAA
- the budA gene encoding acetolactate decarboxylase, with amino-acid sequence MDAIRKNRLFQHSTMAALVGGLFSGTTNFKELLQHGDLGIGTLDQFDGELIILDGEAFQIRSDGQAYKVKPEDTTPYASTTFFEADTSFVISETTSKQAVEEKIAELVQGPNVFYAVKMTGNFRYVDTRVVPKQQRPYPPLIEAVKEQPTYHFEYITGTIVGFWTPAYISGIGVSGYHVHFIDDMRKIGGHVFDYEMLEGTVEVAQQTEFELQLPQTTEFLRSDLSTPDMLEQIEAAEN; translated from the coding sequence ATGGACGCAATAAGAAAAAATCGATTATTTCAGCATTCTACAATGGCAGCACTTGTTGGTGGACTTTTTAGTGGAACGACAAATTTCAAAGAATTACTACAACATGGTGACCTTGGTATAGGAACACTTGATCAATTTGATGGCGAATTAATTATTTTGGACGGAGAAGCTTTTCAAATCCGGTCTGACGGGCAAGCTTACAAAGTAAAACCAGAAGATACGACACCTTATGCAAGCACTACTTTTTTTGAAGCGGACACTTCTTTTGTCATCTCAGAGACTACTTCTAAACAAGCGGTCGAGGAAAAAATTGCGGAATTAGTACAAGGACCGAATGTTTTTTATGCGGTGAAAATGACAGGTAATTTTCGTTATGTAGATACTCGTGTCGTACCGAAACAACAAAGACCATATCCACCACTCATTGAAGCGGTAAAAGAACAGCCAACCTATCATTTCGAATATATCACTGGCACCATTGTTGGTTTTTGGACACCTGCTTATATTAGCGGTATTGGAGTTTCTGGTTATCACGTGCATTTTATTGATGATATGCGCAAAATCGGAGGTCATGTATTTGACTATGAGATGCTTGAAGGCACGGTAGAGGTTGCTCAACAAACCGAATTCGAACTTCAATTACCTCAAACGACAGAATTCTTAAGAAGTGATTTAAGTACGCCAGATATGTTGGAACAGATTGAAGCTGCGGAAAATTGA
- the ilvA gene encoding threonine ammonia-lyase yields MELVDLLVTEEDVEKAYDALKSVVKHTPLEYDFYLSEKYHCNVYLKREDLQRVRSFKLRGAFYAISRLSAAQLEKGVACASAGNHAQGVAYTCKRMTVPATIFMPTTTPQQKVSQVRFFGGSNVEVVLVGDTFDASATAAKEYAALHGQTFIPPFDDPDIIAGQGSLAVEMVKDLNKAHEQADYVFAGIGGGGLISGVATYLKAKSPITKIIGVEPAGAPSMTEALKQNQVVTLDKIDKFVDGAAVKEVGSLTFQHAKVLVDEVATVSEGAVCSTILDMYTKQAIVAEPAGALSVAALEKYREEIKDKTVVCIVSGGNNDINRMQEIEERSLLHEGLKHYFIVNFSQRPGALKEFVNDVLGPHDDITKFEYTKKVNRGNGPVIIGVLLQDKNDYEGLLDRVAAFDPNYIPINDNQTLYTLLV; encoded by the coding sequence ATGGAGTTAGTTGATTTATTAGTAACAGAAGAAGATGTCGAAAAAGCCTATGATGCATTAAAATCTGTCGTCAAACATACGCCACTGGAATATGATTTTTATCTTTCAGAAAAATATCATTGCAATGTGTACCTTAAACGTGAAGATTTACAGCGGGTTCGTTCGTTTAAATTGCGTGGTGCTTTTTATGCTATTTCTAGATTATCAGCAGCACAACTAGAAAAAGGAGTAGCGTGTGCAAGTGCTGGAAATCATGCCCAAGGAGTCGCTTACACTTGTAAACGAATGACAGTTCCTGCAACGATTTTTATGCCAACAACTACCCCACAACAAAAAGTATCTCAAGTAAGGTTTTTCGGTGGTAGTAACGTCGAAGTTGTTTTAGTTGGTGACACGTTTGATGCGTCAGCCACTGCTGCAAAAGAATACGCCGCACTTCATGGTCAGACTTTTATTCCTCCATTTGATGATCCAGATATTATTGCTGGTCAGGGATCGCTCGCTGTTGAAATGGTAAAAGATTTAAATAAAGCACATGAGCAAGCAGATTATGTTTTTGCTGGCATTGGTGGTGGTGGTTTAATTAGTGGTGTTGCAACCTATCTTAAAGCGAAAAGCCCTATTACTAAAATTATCGGTGTAGAGCCAGCTGGTGCCCCTTCCATGACTGAGGCTTTAAAACAAAACCAAGTCGTAACACTGGATAAAATCGATAAATTTGTCGATGGCGCCGCAGTAAAAGAAGTGGGTAGTTTGACGTTTCAACATGCAAAAGTGTTGGTTGATGAAGTGGCAACGGTGTCTGAAGGGGCGGTTTGTTCTACCATTTTAGATATGTATACGAAGCAAGCGATTGTTGCAGAACCAGCTGGCGCACTTTCCGTGGCTGCTCTTGAAAAGTATCGCGAAGAAATTAAAGATAAAACGGTTGTTTGTATTGTTAGTGGCGGAAACAACGATATCAACCGGATGCAAGAAATTGAAGAGCGTTCCCTTCTCCATGAAGGATTAAAGCATTATTTTATCGTCAATTTTTCGCAACGCCCTGGAGCTTTGAAAGAATTTGTGAACGATGTACTTGGCCCACATGATGATATCACTAAATTTGAATATACAAAAAAGGTAAATCGCGGCAATGGACCTGTTATCATTGGTGTTTTATTGCAAGATAAAAATGATTACGAAGGCTTACTCGACCGGGTTGCAGCTTTTGATCCCAACTATATTCCGATTAATGACAATCAAACCCTTTACACTTTACTTGTTTAA
- the ilvB gene encoding biosynthetic-type acetolactate synthase large subunit, which translates to MIDTTKTNEKATKKVNKSGAELLIDSLKKQQVDMIFGYPGGAVLPLYDAFYDCDIPHILTRHEQGAIHAAEGYARVTGKPGVVVVTSGPGATNVLTGIADAMSDSIPLVIFTGQVHTPGIGKDAFQEADMIGLTIPITKYNYQVRDVRDLPKIVNEAFHIASTGRKGPVVVDIPKDMGIIQTDTVRPDTIDLPGYQPTYSPNPLQLEKLMQALSASSKPLILAGAGVNHSRATAELLEFAERYQIPIVNTLLGLGSFPQSHDLFLGMGGMHGSYAANMALTDCDLLINFGSRFDDRLASAPKEFATKATIAHIDIDPAEIGKIIETQIPIVADINETLTQLLQMELPVYPDTSHWYKLNMTRKNRHPFHFDKTKKAEIKPQRVIELIGEITQGEALVSTDVGQHQMWTAQFYPFQFDHQIITSGGLGTMGFGFPAAVGAQLAFPEKTVVAVVGDGGFQMTNQELAILNDYQINVKTVIINNGSLGMVRQWQEKFHGERYSHSIFTSQPDFVKLSEAYGVKGVRLTNPETLEKDLRKAFAHPGPIVIDVHVAKDELVLPMVPSGKPNHQMEGVE; encoded by the coding sequence GTGATTGATACGACAAAAACAAATGAAAAAGCGACAAAAAAGGTAAATAAAAGTGGCGCAGAGCTGTTAATTGACTCCTTGAAAAAGCAACAAGTAGACATGATTTTTGGTTATCCAGGTGGCGCTGTTCTACCTCTCTATGATGCTTTTTATGACTGTGATATTCCCCATATTCTAACTAGGCACGAACAAGGAGCCATTCATGCTGCGGAAGGTTATGCTCGTGTAACTGGAAAACCAGGTGTTGTTGTTGTAACGAGTGGACCTGGTGCAACGAATGTATTAACTGGTATAGCAGATGCAATGAGCGATTCAATTCCGCTAGTTATTTTCACTGGACAAGTTCATACACCTGGAATTGGAAAAGATGCTTTCCAAGAAGCTGATATGATTGGGCTTACAATTCCAATCACCAAGTATAACTATCAAGTTCGCGATGTACGAGATTTGCCAAAAATCGTCAATGAAGCTTTTCATATCGCAAGTACTGGCCGAAAAGGACCTGTCGTCGTGGATATTCCAAAAGATATGGGCATTATCCAAACAGATACTGTTCGTCCAGATACGATAGATTTGCCGGGTTATCAACCGACTTATTCACCGAACCCACTTCAGCTCGAAAAATTAATGCAAGCTCTTTCTGCCTCAAGCAAGCCACTTATTCTTGCAGGTGCTGGAGTCAATCATTCTAGAGCTACAGCTGAATTACTCGAATTTGCTGAACGTTATCAAATTCCAATTGTTAATACACTCCTCGGCCTTGGAAGTTTTCCGCAAAGTCATGATTTATTCTTAGGTATGGGAGGAATGCACGGCTCTTATGCAGCAAATATGGCATTGACAGATTGCGATTTACTCATTAATTTTGGCTCAAGATTTGATGATCGTCTTGCAAGTGCGCCAAAAGAATTTGCCACTAAAGCAACTATTGCTCATATCGATATTGACCCTGCTGAAATTGGCAAAATTATTGAAACACAAATTCCAATCGTAGCTGACATTAATGAAACGCTTACTCAACTACTACAGATGGAACTCCCGGTTTATCCAGATACATCTCATTGGTACAAATTAAATATGACACGCAAAAATCGCCATCCTTTCCATTTTGACAAAACAAAAAAAGCAGAAATTAAACCACAGCGTGTGATTGAACTCATTGGCGAAATCACACAAGGTGAGGCGCTTGTTTCCACTGATGTAGGACAACATCAAATGTGGACAGCGCAGTTCTACCCTTTCCAATTTGATCACCAAATTATTACAAGTGGTGGTCTTGGCACAATGGGCTTTGGTTTTCCAGCAGCGGTTGGTGCACAACTTGCTTTCCCAGAAAAGACTGTAGTCGCAGTTGTTGGCGACGGCGGATTTCAAATGACCAACCAAGAATTAGCGATTTTAAACGATTATCAAATCAATGTTAAAACAGTTATTATCAATAATGGTTCGCTTGGAATGGTTCGTCAGTGGCAAGAGAAATTCCATGGTGAAAGATATTCTCATTCAATTTTTACAAGCCAACCAGACTTTGTTAAATTATCTGAAGCATATGGTGTCAAAGGTGTTCGTTTGACGAATCCTGAAACGCTTGAAAAAGATTTAAGAAAAGCATTCGCTCATCCGGGTCCAATTGTTATTGATGTTCATGTCGCAAAAGACGAACTTGTACTTCCAATGGTTCCAAGCGGCAAACCAAATCACCAAATGGAAGGGGTGGAATAA
- the leuD gene encoding 3-isopropylmalate dehydratase small subunit produces the protein MEEIKVHIGKTVALMNDNIDTDQIIPKSFLKRIERTGFGEFLFDSWRYLPNRKPNPDFPLNASDRQEATILITGDNFGCGSSREHAAWALLDYRFRVIIAGSYSDIFYMNCTKNGVLPIVLPKDAREKLAEIAADEDVTIDLPNQQVISSVGTYPFEIDATWKNKFINGLDDIAITFEHIDAIKAYEQKVDSI, from the coding sequence GTGGAGGAAATTAAAGTACACATTGGAAAAACTGTTGCGCTAATGAATGACAACATTGATACCGATCAAATCATACCTAAAAGTTTTCTAAAACGAATTGAACGAACTGGTTTTGGTGAATTTTTATTTGATAGTTGGCGCTACCTTCCGAATCGTAAACCCAATCCAGATTTCCCACTCAATGCCTCGGATCGTCAAGAAGCAACTATTTTAATTACAGGAGATAATTTTGGTTGTGGTTCTTCTAGAGAGCATGCCGCATGGGCGCTACTTGATTATCGTTTTCGTGTAATTATTGCTGGAAGTTATAGTGATATTTTTTATATGAATTGTACCAAGAATGGAGTGCTCCCTATCGTTCTTCCTAAAGATGCTCGGGAAAAACTAGCAGAAATCGCTGCGGATGAGGATGTCACAATTGACTTGCCAAATCAACAAGTCATTAGTTCAGTTGGCACCTATCCTTTTGAAATTGATGCAACTTGGAAAAATAAATTTATTAATGGACTGGATGATATCGCTATTACATTTGAACATATTGATGCGATTAAAGCCTATGAACAAAAAGTAGATTCCATATAA
- the leuB gene encoding 3-isopropylmalate dehydrogenase, giving the protein MTYKITSLAGDGIGPEIMSAGIQVLELIAKKYHHTFEIKAHPFGGAGIDATGSPLPPATLKACQDADAILLGAIGGPKWDNATKRPEDGLLALRKALGLFANIRPIQVPSAISHLSPLKKEIVEHTDFVVVRELTGGLYFGEPKHWNDECAIDSLTYTRAEIERIIEKAFEIAATRNKKVTSVDKANVLASSKLWRKIAEEVASRHPAITLEHLYVDAAAMIMIQRPTTFDVIVTENLFGDILSDEASVITGSLGMLPSASHAENGPSLYEPIHGSAPDIANQNIANPMSMISSVSMMLRQSFSLFKEADAIDAAATRTMKAGFLTADLGGNTSTTDFTSEVLKQIEGGE; this is encoded by the coding sequence GTGACATATAAAATTACTTCCTTAGCTGGCGACGGAATTGGTCCAGAAATCATGTCTGCTGGAATCCAAGTATTGGAGTTAATTGCAAAAAAATACCACCATACTTTTGAAATTAAAGCGCATCCGTTTGGTGGTGCAGGAATTGATGCTACTGGCAGTCCGCTCCCTCCCGCAACCTTAAAAGCATGTCAAGATGCAGACGCCATTTTACTTGGAGCAATTGGCGGTCCTAAATGGGATAATGCAACGAAGCGTCCCGAAGATGGCTTACTTGCTCTACGAAAAGCACTTGGCCTTTTCGCTAATATCCGCCCTATCCAAGTTCCAAGTGCAATCAGCCACCTTTCTCCTTTAAAAAAGGAAATTGTTGAGCATACAGATTTCGTGGTTGTTCGTGAGCTAACTGGGGGTCTTTACTTCGGGGAACCAAAACACTGGAATGACGAGTGCGCTATTGATTCTTTGACGTATACTCGTGCAGAAATCGAGCGAATTATTGAGAAAGCGTTTGAAATCGCTGCAACAAGAAATAAAAAAGTAACTTCTGTAGATAAAGCAAATGTTCTTGCTTCTAGTAAATTATGGCGTAAAATCGCCGAAGAAGTAGCTAGTCGTCATCCAGCTATTACGCTAGAACATTTATACGTAGATGCCGCTGCAATGATAATGATTCAGCGACCAACTACATTCGATGTTATTGTGACAGAAAATTTATTTGGAGATATTTTAAGTGATGAAGCTTCTGTTATCACAGGTTCACTGGGGATGCTCCCTTCTGCTAGTCATGCGGAAAATGGGCCGTCTTTATATGAACCAATTCACGGTTCTGCGCCAGATATCGCCAACCAAAATATCGCCAATCCAATGTCGATGATTTCTTCTGTGTCAATGATGCTCCGCCAATCCTTTTCCCTTTTTAAAGAAGCGGATGCGATTGATGCGGCTGCAACGAGAACTATGAAAGCTGGATTTTTAACCGCTGATCTTGGAGGCAATACTTCTACAACGGATTTTACAAGCGAAGTTCTAAAACAAATTGAAGGAGGAGAATAA
- a CDS encoding 2-isopropylmalate synthase — protein MKKIQFFDTTLRDGEQTPGVNFDVKEKIQIALQLEKLGIDVIEAGFPISSPGDFECVRAIAKAIKHCSVTGLARCVEGDIDRAEEALKEAVSPQIHIFLATSDVHMEYKLKMSRAEVLASIKHHIHYARQKFDIVQFSPEDATRSDRAFLIEAVQTAIDAGATVINIPDTVGYTNPTEFGQLFQDLRREIKQFDDIIFASHCHDDLGMATANALAAIENGARRVEGTINGIGERAGNTALEEVAVALHIRKDFYQAETNIVLNQFKNSSDLISRLSGMPVPRNKAVIGGNAYAHESGIHQDGVLKNPDTYEIITPALVGVDKNSLPLGKLSGKHAFHTRMEEMGYTLSEQELKDTFKRFKQLADAKKEVTEEDLHALILGQSSESTDNFELKHLQVQYVSGGVQGAIVRIEERDGALIEDAATGSGSIEAIYNTINRLMKQDIELIDYRIQAITAGQDAQAEVHVVIKDNNETEFHGIGIDFDVLTASAKAYLQASGKSKSTTKQVDFEEVK, from the coding sequence ATGAAGAAAATCCAGTTTTTTGATACTACACTAAGAGATGGCGAACAAACCCCTGGAGTTAATTTTGACGTAAAGGAGAAAATCCAGATTGCCTTACAACTCGAAAAACTTGGAATTGATGTGATTGAAGCCGGCTTTCCGATTTCTTCTCCTGGAGATTTTGAATGTGTCAGGGCCATTGCTAAAGCGATTAAACATTGTTCTGTAACAGGGTTAGCGCGCTGCGTTGAAGGAGATATCGACCGTGCAGAAGAAGCGCTTAAAGAAGCTGTTTCTCCGCAAATACATATCTTCCTAGCAACAAGCGATGTGCACATGGAATACAAATTAAAAATGAGTCGGGCGGAAGTACTTGCTTCCATTAAACACCACATCCATTACGCAAGACAAAAATTTGATATCGTACAGTTTTCACCAGAAGATGCAACTCGGTCAGATCGAGCTTTTCTGATTGAAGCAGTTCAAACAGCGATTGATGCAGGCGCGACTGTCATCAACATTCCAGATACGGTCGGGTATACAAATCCAACCGAATTCGGGCAATTATTCCAAGATTTGCGCCGTGAAATAAAGCAATTTGATGATATTATTTTTGCTTCTCATTGTCATGATGATCTTGGCATGGCGACCGCTAATGCACTAGCAGCAATTGAAAACGGTGCAAGACGCGTCGAAGGTACAATTAATGGAATTGGTGAACGTGCCGGTAATACAGCCCTAGAGGAAGTTGCCGTAGCCCTTCACATCCGCAAAGATTTTTATCAAGCGGAAACCAATATCGTCTTAAATCAATTTAAAAACTCAAGTGATTTGATTAGTCGTTTGTCTGGTATGCCAGTTCCTCGTAACAAGGCAGTTATCGGCGGAAATGCTTATGCGCATGAATCTGGTATTCATCAAGATGGCGTGCTAAAAAATCCTGATACGTACGAAATCATCACTCCCGCACTAGTCGGCGTAGATAAAAATTCCCTTCCACTTGGTAAGCTTTCTGGAAAACATGCCTTCCACACACGAATGGAAGAAATGGGCTATACGTTAAGCGAACAAGAACTTAAAGATACTTTTAAACGTTTTAAACAACTCGCGGATGCTAAAAAAGAAGTAACGGAAGAAGATTTGCATGCGCTCATTCTTGGGCAGTCTTCTGAATCCACTGATAATTTCGAATTAAAACATCTACAAGTACAATATGTTTCTGGCGGTGTACAAGGTGCCATCGTTCGTATCGAAGAACGTGATGGCGCTTTGATAGAAGATGCTGCAACAGGTTCTGGTAGTATTGAAGCCATTTATAACACGATTAATCGTCTAATGAAACAGGATATTGAATTAATTGATTATCGCATCCAAGCGATTACGGCTGGCCAAGACGCTCAAGCAGAAGTACATGTCGTTATTAAAGATAATAATGAAACTGAATTCCACGGTATCGGCATCGACTTTGATGTTTTAACGGCTAGTGCTAAAGCTTATTTACAAGCTTCAGGAAAAAGTAAAAGCACTACAAAGCAAGTTGATTTTGAGGAGGTAAAATAA
- the leuC gene encoding 3-isopropylmalate dehydratase large subunit yields the protein MGKTLFDKLWNRHVIYGKEGEPQLLYVDLHLIHEVTSPQAFEGLRMENRPLRRPDKTFATMDHNVPTEDIFNIQDLVAKKQIEALQTNCAEFGVTLADMGSDRQGIVHMVGPETGLTQPGKVIVCGDSHTATHGAFGAIGFGIGSSEVEHVFATQTIWQQKPKSMGIEIKGKLPKGVYAKDIILHLIATYGVAFGTGYAVEYYGETIQNMSMEERMTICNMAIEGGAKMGMMAPDETTFEYVRGREYAPTDMEKAISDWKTLQTDPDAEYDLHIEMDASTLEPYVTWGTNPEMGVPFSRAFPEIKDMNYERAYEYMGLKPGQKAEQIELGYVFIGSCTNARLSDLEEAARIVKGNKVKNNIRALVVPGSRQVRNAAESIGLDKIFIAAGFEWREPGCSMCLGMNPDQVPDGVHCASTSNRNFEGRQGKGARTHLVSPAMAAAAAINGHFIDIRKEAVISGGN from the coding sequence ATGGGAAAAACGCTTTTTGATAAACTTTGGAATCGTCATGTCATTTATGGCAAAGAAGGTGAACCGCAATTATTATATGTTGATCTTCATTTGATTCATGAAGTTACTTCTCCTCAAGCATTTGAAGGACTGAGAATGGAAAATCGGCCACTACGTAGACCAGATAAAACATTTGCTACAATGGATCATAATGTTCCAACTGAAGATATTTTCAACATTCAAGACCTTGTTGCTAAAAAGCAAATTGAGGCCTTGCAAACTAATTGCGCAGAATTTGGTGTAACGCTAGCAGATATGGGCAGTGATCGTCAAGGTATTGTTCACATGGTTGGACCTGAAACCGGACTAACTCAGCCTGGTAAAGTTATTGTTTGTGGGGATTCTCATACAGCGACTCATGGCGCTTTCGGAGCGATTGGTTTCGGGATTGGTTCTAGTGAAGTAGAACATGTTTTTGCCACTCAAACGATTTGGCAACAAAAGCCAAAATCAATGGGCATCGAAATTAAAGGCAAACTTCCAAAAGGCGTGTATGCAAAAGATATTATCTTACACTTGATTGCCACTTATGGGGTTGCATTTGGCACTGGTTATGCAGTGGAATATTACGGTGAAACGATTCAGAATATGTCGATGGAAGAACGAATGACGATTTGCAACATGGCGATTGAAGGTGGCGCAAAAATGGGAATGATGGCACCAGATGAAACTACTTTTGAATATGTTCGCGGTCGTGAATATGCTCCGACTGATATGGAAAAAGCCATTAGCGATTGGAAAACGCTCCAAACTGATCCTGATGCGGAATATGATCTTCATATCGAAATGGATGCAAGTACACTAGAACCATATGTTACTTGGGGAACGAACCCCGAAATGGGTGTCCCTTTTTCTAGAGCATTTCCGGAAATTAAAGATATGAACTATGAGCGCGCTTATGAATATATGGGACTAAAACCCGGACAAAAAGCAGAACAAATTGAGCTTGGTTATGTATTTATAGGTTCTTGTACCAACGCTCGACTTTCTGATTTAGAAGAAGCTGCTCGTATTGTTAAAGGAAACAAAGTGAAAAATAATATTCGCGCACTAGTTGTTCCAGGTTCTCGGCAAGTTCGTAATGCGGCCGAATCTATAGGGCTGGATAAAATTTTTATAGCGGCTGGATTTGAATGGCGTGAACCTGGCTGTTCGATGTGTCTAGGAATGAACCCTGACCAAGTACCAGATGGTGTTCACTGCGCATCTACATCGAATCGTAATTTCGAAGGACGTCAAGGTAAAGGTGCACGTACTCATCTCGTTTCACCAGCAATGGCTGCAGCTGCGGCAATCAACGGACACTTTATTGATATTCGAAAGGAGGCGGTTATTAGTGGAGGAAATTAA